CCGTCGAACTGGGCGAAGGCGAATCCGTCGAAGGCGCACCCCTCGCGCGTGTCGCCTCTCGACTGACGTGGCCCCAAGAGAAGAGTAGCATCCTGAAGAAAGAAGGCGACGCGGTGATTCGCACGCCGAGCGGTCCCCAGACGCTCGAGGACGTCCTCGCCGACGTCGACGAGACGTACTTCGACACGCGCCAGACCTTCGTCAACGACGTGCAAGACGTCGTTGGCCGCGGTCCGGTCGCGACCGAATAACG
The genomic region above belongs to Haloferax marinisediminis and contains:
- a CDS encoding DUF5789 family protein, which gives rise to MADEEADEAPAVELGEGESVEGAPLARVASRLTWPQEKSSILKKEGDAVIRTPSGPQTLEDVLADVDETYFDTRQTFVNDVQDVVGRGPVATE